In Papaver somniferum cultivar HN1 chromosome 1, ASM357369v1, whole genome shotgun sequence, a genomic segment contains:
- the LOC113307543 gene encoding putative E3 ubiquitin-protein ligase RING1a, whose translation MSVQKRSPENLMEDSYHHHQQQQERYDCYQKQQTLQQNEEQIQDRVGDDDSDPTPSSSSGDDKDDFVLVKLSEIRKEVQCPICLGIIRKTRTVMECLHRFCRECIDKSIRLGNNECPACRTHCASRRSLRDDPNYDILIATLYPDIDEYEEKELAFGDEEKIRNNHIQDYIAQTVRRQSSALGSTHKSRTTAKSVTSFTRTTDQPNKRRGRRRNNELTQSSEDDDHVNGTGSSNGNGYVNCNRVDGRSSSSDDSSMDVKPRTRRRWVRCCFSQPSSASANANTEFNENNGSEDVTKGSADPFKTPGFVRVPEVLVWGKGGTRSHSRQRNLTAGNSMNSRIPRSNPLFDLVDNIHKLEEDNPEA comes from the exons ATGTCAGTACAGAAGAGATCACCTGAGAATCTAATGGAAGattcttatcatcatcatcaacagcaaCAAGAACGTTATGACTGCTATCAAAAACAACAGACCctccaacaaaatgaagaacaaaTACAAGATAGAGTGGGAGACGATG ATTCTGATCCAACCCCTTCTTCTAGTAGCGGTGATGATAAAGATGA TTTCGTGTTAGTAAAATTATCAGAGATACGCAAAGAAGTGCAGTGTCCAATATGTCTAG GTATTATCAGGAAGACGAGAACTGTAATGGAATGCCTGCATCGCTTTTGCAGGGAATGCATTGACAAATCAATACGTCTTGG GAACAATGAATGTCCTGCTTGTCGTACACATTGTGCAAGTCGTCGTTCTTTGAGAGATGATCCCAATTATGATATCCTTATTGCAACTCTATATCCAGACATTGACGAGTATGAGGAGAAG GAACTGGCATTTGGCGATGAGGAAAAGATTCGCAATAACCAT ATCCAAGACTATATCGCCCAGACTGTTCGACGACAATCATCAGCTCTTGGTAGTACTCATAAAAGCCGTACAACAGCTAAATCCGTGACTTCATTTACAAGGACAACTGATCAGCCAAATAaacgaagaggaagaagaagaaacaacgaatTAACTCAAAGTTCTGAAGACGATGATCATGTAAACGGCACTGGTAGCAGCAATGGTAACGGTTATGTTAATTGTAACAGGGTAGATGGAAGGTCATCTTCTAGTGATGATTCAAGTATGGATGTGAAGCCAAGAACGCGCAGGAGATGGGTAAGGTGCTGTTTTTCGCAGCCTTCTTCAGCATCTGCTAATGCAAATACTGAGTTTAATGAGAACAATGGTTCAGAAGATGTTACCAAAGGGAGTGCAGATCCATTTAAAACTCCTGGGTTCGTTAGGGTACCTGAAGTGCTTGTTTGGGGTAAGGGTGGGACTCGGAGTCACAGTCGACAAAGAAATCTAACCGCTGGGAACAGTATGAACAGTAGGATCCCTCGAAGCAATCCCCTATTCGACTTGGTAGATAATATTCACAAGTTAGAGGAAGACAACCCCGAGGCATAA